The Candidatus Arthromitus sp. SFB-mouse-Japan genome includes a region encoding these proteins:
- a CDS encoding LexA family protein has translation MVVVSLDMFLNSTQDNFVKYRNDKFCLVKGKRNSGKTIATIFKALYLKRNYCFDLNDKILFLSCENEIEQVIDIFNYINRSNLYKSILPSDDIEVHILTIDQLSNLNIGRVYTHIIIDNIENFIKSDVYKVFSMFKNLSYSKVYFIQDSNDNIESVNDLVEYSRKIINLKEVLYKFRYVIEDDDQDEFTQIDMDPEIKYLNYEYKDYVDFNTKEVFRYYTSCKSIYKDMGTFLYDLTSESIDIFLIDRYLNIKDTIKILKDWISYEEGLYFVEIDDEGMSKYDLFIGDMVLIDSSCEINNGDVVVIVKENHLYARKYVKEDGDVKFISDYSIFSDIYSNDDVKVVGKVLAYIRKYNNF, from the coding sequence ATGGTAGTGGTTTCTTTAGATATGTTTTTGAATAGTACCCAGGATAATTTTGTTAAATATAGAAATGATAAATTTTGCTTAGTTAAGGGTAAGCGAAATTCTGGTAAGACTATAGCTACAATTTTTAAAGCGCTGTATTTGAAGAGAAACTATTGTTTTGATTTGAATGATAAAATATTATTTTTATCATGTGAAAATGAAATTGAACAAGTTATAGATATATTTAATTACATAAATAGGAGCAACTTATATAAATCTATACTTCCTTCTGATGATATCGAAGTACATATTTTAACTATTGATCAATTGAGTAATTTAAATATTGGACGAGTGTATACCCATATAATAATTGATAATATCGAAAACTTTATTAAAAGTGACGTGTACAAAGTGTTTTCTATGTTTAAAAATTTATCTTATTCTAAGGTTTATTTTATACAAGATTCAAATGATAATATTGAGAGTGTGAATGATTTAGTTGAGTATTCTCGCAAAATTATTAATTTAAAAGAGGTCTTATATAAATTTAGATATGTAATTGAAGATGATGATCAAGATGAATTTACTCAAATAGATATGGATCCTGAGATTAAATATTTAAATTATGAATATAAGGATTATGTAGATTTTAATACTAAAGAAGTATTTAGATATTATACAAGTTGTAAATCTATATACAAAGATATGGGAACTTTTTTATATGATTTGACTTCTGAAAGTATAGATATATTTTTAATTGATAGATATTTAAATATAAAAGACACAATTAAAATATTGAAAGACTGGATATCATATGAAGAAGGTTTGTATTTTGTTGAAATAGATGATGAAGGCATGAGTAAGTATGATTTATTTATAGGAGATATGGTTTTAATTGATTCTAGTTGTGAGATAAATAATGGTGATGTCGTTGTAATAGTAAAAGAAAATCATTTGTATGCTAGGAAGTATGTGAAGGAAGATGGAGATGTAAAATTTATATCTGATTATAGTATTTTTAGTGATATATATTCAAATGACGATGTGAAGGTAGTTGGAAAGGTATTAGCTTATATAAGAAAGTATAATAATTTTTAA
- a CDS encoding heavy metal translocating P-type ATPase, whose translation MKKVLKITGMTCAACSSSIEKSLSRKKGVNNVVVNLSTEKLTINFDEKEINLDQIESYVIKLGYGIDKLSEDNYYDRENEYIRNILKRFIISLVFTIPLLYISMGHMFSYKVIDFFDHMSNPFNFTIAQLILVMPVMIVGFPFFKKGIKSLINLKPNMDSLITIGTFAAFLYSLYETIKVILGDHSRAMNLYYESSATILTLITLGKYLEGVTKGKTSKAIKKLMGLSPRTALIEKDGDEVEVSIDEVKVSDIVIVKSGDKFPVDGEIIYGSCLVDESMLTGESVPVYKKVSDDVIGASINKNGFVKYRVTKVGDNTMLSQIIKLVEEAQNSKPKISKLADTVSYYFVPTIIAIALLSFIFWLIYERNFGFAFSIFVSVLVIACPCALGLATPTSIMVSTGIGAENGILIKSGKALEDAHKINVVVLDKTGTITEGKPKVTDLIIDKDVFKDNEEMIKYVTSIEKGSEHPLGEAILEYGKEKNIDTLDVDNFKIIEGMGVYGEVDGRKIFIGNKKLLDVNHISIDKFKDVSDDLSMHGKTTMFVVIDEVLGGIFSVADTVKKSSKDAISKLKSMGIKVIMLTGDNFKTSFAIGNQVGIDEVISEVLPKDKSSEVQKLRDKGYKVCMVGDGINDAPALMNSNVGISIGSGTDIAIESSSVILMKSDLMDIPKFLKLSKSTIGNIKQNLFWAFLYNVIGVPVAMGVFYLFGGILLNPMISAIAMSFSSVSVVINALRLKFIKLI comes from the coding sequence ATGAAAAAAGTACTAAAAATAACAGGAATGACTTGTGCTGCTTGTTCATCATCAATTGAAAAGTCGCTTTCTAGAAAAAAAGGGGTAAATAATGTTGTGGTTAACTTGTCAACTGAGAAGTTAACCATAAATTTTGACGAGAAAGAGATAAATCTTGATCAGATTGAATCGTATGTAATTAAACTCGGATATGGAATTGATAAATTGTCAGAGGATAACTATTATGACCGTGAAAATGAGTATATAAGAAATATTTTGAAAAGATTTATTATATCCCTTGTATTTACTATACCACTTTTATATATATCCATGGGTCATATGTTTTCTTATAAGGTTATTGATTTCTTCGATCATATGAGCAATCCTTTTAATTTTACAATTGCTCAATTAATTTTGGTTATGCCCGTTATGATTGTTGGATTTCCATTTTTTAAAAAAGGTATTAAGAGTCTTATAAATCTTAAACCTAATATGGATAGTTTAATAACAATAGGAACATTTGCAGCATTTTTATATTCTCTCTATGAAACCATAAAAGTTATATTAGGTGATCATAGTAGAGCTATGAATTTATATTATGAATCTTCTGCGACTATATTAACTTTAATTACACTTGGGAAGTATTTAGAGGGTGTAACTAAGGGTAAAACTTCAAAGGCTATAAAGAAATTGATGGGATTATCGCCTAGGACTGCCTTGATTGAGAAAGATGGAGATGAGGTTGAAGTAAGCATTGATGAGGTTAAGGTTTCAGATATAGTTATTGTAAAATCTGGAGATAAGTTTCCTGTTGATGGGGAGATAATATATGGTAGCTGTTTAGTTGATGAATCTATGCTTACAGGTGAAAGTGTACCTGTTTATAAAAAAGTTTCAGATGATGTAATAGGTGCAAGTATAAATAAAAATGGATTTGTAAAATATAGGGTTACAAAAGTAGGTGACAATACCATGTTATCTCAAATAATTAAGCTTGTTGAGGAAGCACAGAACTCTAAGCCTAAAATTTCAAAACTTGCGGATACGGTTTCTTATTATTTTGTGCCAACGATTATAGCAATTGCACTTTTATCATTTATATTTTGGCTAATTTATGAAAGGAATTTTGGTTTTGCATTTTCAATATTTGTATCGGTTTTGGTCATAGCGTGTCCATGTGCCTTAGGACTTGCAACTCCTACATCTATAATGGTTTCAACTGGAATTGGTGCGGAAAATGGGATACTTATAAAATCTGGCAAAGCACTTGAGGATGCTCATAAAATAAATGTTGTAGTACTTGATAAAACAGGTACTATAACCGAGGGTAAACCTAAGGTTACAGATTTAATAATCGATAAGGATGTATTTAAAGATAATGAAGAGATGATCAAGTATGTAACTAGCATAGAAAAGGGATCTGAGCATCCACTTGGTGAAGCTATATTGGAGTATGGGAAAGAGAAAAATATAGATACTTTAGATGTAGATAATTTTAAGATTATAGAAGGTATGGGAGTTTATGGTGAAGTTGATGGAAGGAAAATATTTATAGGTAATAAAAAACTATTGGATGTGAATCATATAAGTATAGATAAATTTAAGGATGTAAGTGATGACTTATCGATGCATGGTAAGACTACGATGTTTGTCGTTATAGACGAAGTTCTTGGGGGAATTTTTAGTGTTGCAGATACGGTTAAAAAGAGTTCTAAGGATGCAATTTCAAAGTTAAAATCTATGGGTATAAAAGTAATAATGCTTACTGGGGATAATTTTAAAACTTCATTTGCTATAGGAAATCAGGTAGGTATTGATGAGGTGATTTCGGAAGTTTTACCTAAAGATAAATCCTCTGAAGTTCAGAAACTTAGAGATAAGGGATACAAAGTTTGTATGGTTGGTGATGGAATAAATGATGCTCCAGCACTTATGAATTCAAATGTTGGTATATCAATTGGATCTGGAACTGATATAGCTATCGAATCATCTTCCGTAATTTTAATGAAAAGTGATTTAATGGATATTCCAAAGTTTTTGAAACTTTCCAAGAGTACGATAGGGAATATAAAACAAAATTTATTTTGGGCATTTTTATATAATGTAATTGGAGTTCCTGTAGCTATGGGGGTATTTTATTTATTTGGAGGAATTCTTTTAAACCCAATGATTTCAGCTATTGCTATGAGTTTCAGCTCTGTATCTGTTGTAATAAATGCATTAAGACTTAAATTTATAAAACTGATCTAA
- a CDS encoding TetR/AcrR family transcriptional regulator encodes MPKSVLCDKKEICERVKNLFLVNGYSGVDIKTIAQKCKMAVGTFYNYYENKEEIFCEVISNSWNLFLETLKRKEDLASFIREIYYYIKNNKGFGLTFKSIPIEKAANVNKLYDAIITDVEGIIVKIINEKYRDIARRIVLSLFMSVILFIDSYEFSDEDNIKFICNLFLYYEK; translated from the coding sequence ATGCCAAAATCGGTTCTATGTGATAAAAAGGAAATTTGTGAAAGAGTTAAGAATTTATTTCTTGTAAATGGATACTCAGGAGTAGATATAAAAACTATTGCTCAAAAGTGTAAAATGGCAGTAGGAACATTTTATAATTACTATGAAAATAAGGAAGAGATATTTTGTGAGGTTATAAGTAATAGTTGGAATTTATTTTTGGAGACTTTAAAAAGGAAAGAAGATTTAGCTAGTTTTATTAGGGAAATATATTATTATATTAAGAATAATAAAGGGTTTGGATTAACATTTAAGAGTATACCTATTGAGAAAGCTGCTAATGTTAATAAGTTGTATGATGCAATTATAACTGATGTTGAAGGTATTATTGTTAAAATTATAAATGAAAAATACAGGGATATAGCAAGAAGGATAGTATTATCTTTGTTTATGTCTGTAATATTATTTATAGATTCTTATGAGTTTAGCGATGAGGATAATATTAAGTTTATTTGTAATTTATTTTTGTATTATGAAAAATAA
- a CDS encoding thermonuclease family protein, which produces MKFKFVYLFMVLIILLGFTMSCSFEDKNLHKVQFNKVIDGNTIKVIIDEELKDVRLILVDSPELRGNYPFGVEAKKYLDNKLSNVDYVYLELNGEEMDKHGKIWAYVWYYNDKKELEMINEDIIENGYGRLAYIFDSAKYLKRLKASQDRAKERQENIWSIDGYVTEDGYKKSK; this is translated from the coding sequence TTGAAATTTAAGTTTGTATATCTATTTATGGTTTTAATCATTTTATTAGGTTTTACAATGTCTTGTTCTTTTGAAGATAAGAATTTGCACAAGGTTCAATTTAATAAGGTTATAGATGGAAATACAATAAAGGTTATAATAGATGAAGAATTAAAGGATGTTAGATTAATTCTTGTTGATTCTCCAGAACTTAGAGGGAACTATCCTTTTGGAGTTGAAGCTAAGAAATATTTAGATAATAAGCTATCAAATGTTGACTATGTTTATTTGGAATTAAATGGCGAAGAGATGGATAAACATGGCAAGATATGGGCTTATGTATGGTATTATAATGATAAGAAAGAGCTTGAGATGATAAATGAGGATATTATAGAGAATGGATATGGAAGGCTTGCTTATATATTCGATTCTGCTAAGTATTTAAAAAGGCTTAAAGCATCTCAAGATAGAGCTAAGGAAAGACAAGAAAATATTTGGAGTATAGATGGGTATGTTACAGAAGATGGATATAAGAAATCGAAATAA
- a CDS encoding glutamine--tRNA ligase/YqeY domain fusion protein produces the protein MINENRVSNFIRNIIIDDIKNGKNDSIITRFPPEPNGYLHIGHAKSLEINFSLASEFNGNTNLRFDDTNPIKEDMEYVESIKRDVEWLGYKWDKIIFASDYFEIMYDKAILLIKKGLAYVCDLNGEEIKKYRGTLQEPGVESPYRNRSVEENLDLFYRMRNGEFKDGEKVLRAKIDMSSSNINMRDPIIYRISHAIHHNTGDKWCVYPMYDFAHPIEDAIEGITYSICTLEFEDHRPLYDWFVRECEMENIPRQIEFARLNLTNTVMSKRKLKALVDNNVVDGWDDPRMPTISGFRRRGFTPESIRNFCRAIGVSKANSLVDYQMLEYFLREDLNPKCARIMAVIDPIKVVITNYEEGKVEELVIENNKDDESMGTRRITFSKYIYIDRDDFMENPPSKYFRLFKGNEVRLKGAYFIKCNDVIKDENGKILELHCTYDPETKSGSGFTGRKVKGTIHFVDSTTAMRAQFRLFKPLILDQEIVSDNFLDNINEDSLEIFEGFIENNAKGSIPYDKYQIFRHGYFSVDPKYTTDDKLVFNRITALKSSFKLNK, from the coding sequence ATGATTAATGAGAACAGAGTATCAAATTTTATTAGGAATATCATAATTGATGATATTAAAAATGGGAAAAATGATTCAATAATAACTAGGTTTCCACCAGAACCAAATGGTTATTTACATATAGGTCATGCTAAGTCTTTAGAGATAAACTTTTCTTTAGCGTCTGAATTTAATGGAAATACCAATTTAAGGTTTGATGATACAAATCCTATTAAAGAGGATATGGAATATGTTGAATCAATAAAAAGGGATGTTGAATGGCTTGGTTATAAGTGGGATAAGATAATTTTTGCATCTGATTACTTTGAAATTATGTACGATAAGGCGATACTACTTATAAAAAAAGGATTAGCATATGTTTGTGATTTAAATGGAGAAGAGATCAAAAAATATAGAGGAACTCTCCAAGAACCTGGAGTTGAATCTCCATATAGGAATAGATCGGTTGAGGAAAATTTAGATTTATTTTATAGGATGAGGAATGGAGAATTTAAAGATGGAGAGAAGGTATTAAGGGCAAAAATAGATATGTCTTCTAGCAATATTAATATGAGAGACCCTATAATATATAGAATTTCTCATGCGATTCACCATAATACGGGTGATAAGTGGTGTGTTTATCCTATGTATGATTTTGCCCATCCTATTGAGGATGCTATTGAAGGTATTACTTATTCGATATGTACCCTTGAATTTGAGGATCATAGACCACTTTATGATTGGTTTGTTCGTGAGTGTGAGATGGAAAATATACCAAGACAAATAGAGTTTGCAAGACTTAATCTTACAAATACTGTTATGAGTAAAAGGAAACTAAAAGCTTTAGTTGATAATAATGTTGTGGATGGTTGGGATGATCCGCGTATGCCTACGATATCGGGATTTAGAAGAAGAGGGTTTACTCCTGAATCAATAAGAAATTTTTGTCGTGCCATAGGTGTATCAAAGGCTAATAGTTTGGTTGATTATCAAATGCTTGAGTATTTTTTAAGGGAAGACTTAAATCCTAAGTGTGCAAGAATAATGGCAGTTATCGATCCAATTAAAGTTGTTATTACAAATTATGAAGAGGGAAAAGTTGAGGAATTGGTTATAGAAAATAATAAAGATGATGAGTCTATGGGTACTAGAAGAATAACATTTTCAAAGTATATATATATAGATAGAGATGATTTTATGGAAAATCCTCCTTCTAAATATTTTAGATTGTTTAAAGGAAATGAAGTTAGGCTTAAGGGTGCTTATTTTATAAAGTGTAATGATGTTATAAAAGATGAAAATGGTAAGATTTTAGAACTTCATTGTACTTATGATCCTGAGACTAAAAGCGGAAGTGGATTTACGGGAAGAAAGGTTAAGGGTACGATTCATTTTGTTGATTCAACAACAGCTATGAGAGCTCAATTTAGATTATTTAAACCTCTTATTTTAGATCAAGAAATTGTTAGTGATAATTTTTTAGATAACATAAATGAGGATTCTTTAGAGATATTTGAGGGATTTATTGAAAATAATGCGAAAGGTAGTATCCCTTATGATAAATATCAAATATTTAGGCATGGATATTTTTCTGTAGATCCTAAATATACAACGGATGATAAGCTTGTATTTAACAGAATTACTGCTCTTAAAAGTTCATTTAAACTAAATAAATAA
- the speD gene encoding adenosylmethionine decarboxylase — translation MNALGRHILVEYYNCNNEILKDPKLIETYMKESAIKMGATIVESCFHHFNPYGVSGAVIISESHLTIHTWPEYGYAAVDLFTCGTIDPWVGFDYLEKKLLADISESTEIPRGLTQKIAKHGNFNADTIFHKPNA, via the coding sequence ATTAATGCATTAGGTCGTCATATTTTAGTTGAATATTATAATTGTAATAATGAAATTTTAAAAGATCCAAAACTTATTGAGACTTACATGAAAGAATCTGCTATTAAAATGGGGGCTACAATAGTTGAAAGTTGCTTTCATCATTTTAACCCTTATGGCGTAAGTGGCGCAGTTATAATCTCTGAGTCTCACTTAACAATCCATACATGGCCTGAATATGGTTATGCAGCTGTTGATTTGTTTACTTGTGGAACTATAGATCCATGGGTTGGTTTTGATTATTTAGAAAAAAAGCTCTTAGCTGATATAAGCGAATCTACAGAAATTCCTAGAGGCCTTACTCAAAAGATAGCCAAACATGGAAATTTTAATGCTGATACTATATTCCATAAACCTAATGCTTAG
- the speE gene encoding polyamine aminopropyltransferase, with amino-acid sequence MTWFTEKYDDDVKISYKIDKHLCHKKSKFQTIDVYNNKLFGNYLVIDDIMMITEKDEFIYHEMIVHTPMASNPNIKDVLVIGAGDGGTVRELCRYKNISSITMVEIDEEVVNVSLEFFPNVSQSLKRDSRVNLLFQDGITFVENSNDKSYDLIIVDSTDPIGPGEGLFSLNFYNNCYRILKDDGILVNQSESPYYPFNIKELKRSASKINKIFPILKYYQSFIPTYPSGHWLFGFASKSINPINDDISKWNSNNIKTNYYNTKLHKASFVLPNYVQNIINEGKNN; translated from the coding sequence ATGACTTGGTTCACAGAAAAATACGATGATGATGTTAAAATATCATATAAAATCGATAAACATCTTTGTCACAAAAAAAGTAAATTTCAAACTATAGACGTTTATAATAATAAATTATTTGGGAATTATTTAGTTATCGATGATATAATGATGATAACTGAAAAAGACGAGTTTATATACCACGAAATGATAGTTCATACTCCAATGGCTAGTAATCCTAATATTAAAGATGTTCTTGTTATTGGGGCTGGTGATGGTGGCACAGTTAGAGAACTATGTAGATATAAAAATATTAGTTCTATTACCATGGTTGAAATAGATGAAGAAGTTGTAAATGTTTCTCTTGAATTCTTCCCAAATGTTTCTCAATCACTTAAAAGAGATTCTAGGGTTAATTTGTTATTTCAAGATGGAATAACATTCGTTGAAAATTCTAACGATAAATCATACGACTTAATAATAGTCGATTCAACAGACCCAATAGGACCTGGTGAAGGATTATTTAGTTTAAATTTCTACAATAATTGCTATAGAATTCTAAAAGATGATGGTATTCTTGTAAATCAAAGTGAGAGTCCTTATTATCCATTTAATATAAAAGAACTTAAAAGATCCGCATCAAAAATTAATAAAATTTTCCCAATACTTAAATATTATCAATCATTCATTCCAACTTACCCATCTGGTCATTGGTTATTTGGATTTGCATCGAAATCTATAAATCCAATAAATGATGATATTTCTAAATGGAATTCAAATAATATCAAAACAAATTATTATAATACTAAACTCCATAAAGCAAGTTTTGTTTTACCAAACTATGTTCAAAACATAATAAATGAAGGTAAAAATAATTAG
- a CDS encoding tRNA 2-thiocytidine(32) synthetase TtcA, with the protein MNDDRGSIVSHCESHMPIGAKKSVKEIEQSIIKRYRKRIWTKFTKAINDYNLVEDGDRIAIAISGGKDSLLLAKLFQELKRHGRNNFELEFITMDPGYHKHIRILLEENCRHLEIPLKIFDSDVFTVVDKIARDYPCYMCARMRRGFLYAKAKELNCNKLALGHHFNDVIETTLLNVFYSGNFKTMLPKLEADNFKDIELIRPMYYIEEQSIITFIKNSGLMALNCACMVSAKRIGSKRYEIKDLISNMKKSYKHVDKSIFAAAQNVNMDSILGWIKDGKNISYLDRYGKK; encoded by the coding sequence ATGAATGATGATAGAGGTAGTATAGTTTCTCACTGTGAGAGTCATATGCCGATTGGAGCGAAGAAAAGTGTTAAGGAAATTGAGCAGAGTATCATAAAGAGGTATAGAAAAAGAATATGGACTAAATTTACGAAAGCGATAAATGATTATAATTTGGTAGAAGATGGAGATAGAATTGCGATTGCTATATCTGGAGGAAAAGATTCGCTTCTACTTGCAAAATTATTTCAAGAGCTTAAGAGACATGGTAGAAATAATTTTGAGTTAGAGTTTATAACAATGGACCCTGGATATCACAAACATATACGTATTTTATTGGAAGAAAATTGTAGACATTTAGAGATACCACTTAAGATATTTGATTCAGATGTGTTTACTGTTGTGGATAAGATAGCAAGAGATTATCCATGTTATATGTGTGCACGTATGAGAAGAGGGTTCTTATATGCAAAGGCTAAGGAACTTAATTGTAATAAACTTGCACTTGGACATCATTTTAATGATGTAATAGAAACAACACTTTTAAATGTGTTTTACTCGGGTAATTTTAAGACGATGTTACCAAAGTTAGAAGCGGATAATTTTAAAGATATAGAATTAATTAGACCAATGTACTATATAGAGGAGCAATCTATAATTACATTTATAAAAAATTCTGGTTTGATGGCACTTAACTGTGCTTGTATGGTATCAGCTAAGCGTATAGGTAGTAAAAGATATGAAATAAAAGATTTGATATCTAATATGAAGAAAAGTTATAAGCATGTAGATAAATCTATATTTGCAGCAGCTCAAAATGTAAATATGGACTCTATACTTGGGTGGATTAAAGATGGTAAAAATATTTCTTATTTAGATAGGTATGGTAAAAAATAA
- a CDS encoding N-acetylmuramoyl-L-alanine amidase, with translation MKKYFKLLLFFLCLLFQILFVHKIVMAKEIKYEMRGAYLCLDAINLNGEFNLIDFRNYITQSYDDFKDSGFNTIFVDISWFIDLNITGKFNDLHKNALEVIVKEGVKRSLDIHGTFSDFHLKGVEIGNLEEYLISLSDKSFIKDKLDCIIKFNDMYYLDPGVHEVRDYLINVIVDIGTKYKFDGIYLDGIIYPKNIDKYTFNDSYSFNTYNEDKLSKENFRRQNVNDFVKVLGDKFKSYKSELKFGIGVNYIWRTFNDDFNGINYEGYSDYDKGAFDSLNICKMGYVNYIVIKIDNSISEISDIESIMCWWEKKFRTHLVDVFVQGEDNILDVITTTRNNSFINGFLCKNFDEIDRLRGLMTTKAVVPRFKSFDSYYTLCDFNITSKLNGNKIEFNILDEGYENTKNILVYKFPYDDLDTENGNYIKDILPSDGLSTNITLNKEDGVYAITKLNYNSIENRIVCAFIVNDEFGLIEERFVDDGPKIINSNIEFMIKSYNKNNEFKFVLEKDGNDVLERDFDKDGLYTFTTDDSGIYKLNVIVSNSKNRENILKFYFSFEVKDKYIVVLDAGHGGDEPGAKTQEDILEKDINLSICNYTSNLLMDSNKVSIKNTRINDIKIDLSDRVKLCSFLGGDIFISIHQNAFDNENANGIETYYYFKENDSKDLCNLIQKNLIDNTDAFDRGVKTSNFVVLRENIIPSVLVECGFITNKNESNNLIDDNYQRNISEAIYRSILSYLGIEEI, from the coding sequence TTGAAAAAATATTTTAAGCTACTTTTATTTTTTTTATGTTTATTGTTTCAGATTTTATTCGTACATAAGATTGTAATGGCTAAAGAAATTAAATATGAGATGAGAGGTGCATATCTTTGTTTAGATGCTATTAATTTAAATGGAGAATTTAATTTAATTGATTTTAGAAATTACATAACACAGTCGTACGACGATTTTAAGGATAGTGGATTTAATACCATATTTGTTGATATATCGTGGTTTATTGATTTAAATATCACAGGTAAATTTAATGATTTACATAAAAATGCATTGGAAGTTATTGTGAAAGAGGGAGTTAAACGTTCATTAGACATTCATGGGACTTTTTCAGATTTTCATTTAAAAGGTGTTGAGATAGGTAATTTGGAAGAGTATTTAATTTCTTTAAGTGATAAATCGTTTATAAAAGATAAACTGGATTGTATTATAAAATTTAATGATATGTACTACTTAGATCCAGGTGTTCATGAGGTTAGGGATTATTTAATAAATGTTATTGTAGACATTGGAACAAAATATAAGTTTGATGGGATTTATTTAGATGGTATTATTTATCCTAAAAATATAGATAAGTATACTTTTAATGATTCCTACAGCTTTAATACATATAATGAAGATAAACTTTCAAAGGAAAATTTTAGAAGGCAGAATGTAAATGATTTTGTAAAAGTTTTGGGAGATAAGTTTAAAAGTTATAAGAGTGAATTGAAATTTGGAATCGGGGTTAATTACATTTGGAGAACATTTAACGATGATTTTAATGGAATAAATTATGAAGGGTATTCTGATTATGATAAGGGTGCTTTTGATTCTTTGAATATATGTAAAATGGGATATGTAAATTATATAGTTATAAAGATTGATAATAGTATAAGTGAGATTTCTGATATAGAGAGTATAATGTGTTGGTGGGAGAAAAAATTTAGAACTCATTTAGTTGATGTATTTGTTCAAGGTGAAGATAATATTTTAGATGTTATAACTACCACTAGAAATAATAGTTTTATAAATGGATTTTTGTGCAAAAATTTTGATGAAATTGATAGACTCAGGGGACTTATGACTACAAAAGCAGTTGTTCCTAGATTTAAATCTTTTGATAGTTATTATACTTTATGTGATTTTAACATAACCTCTAAATTGAATGGAAATAAGATAGAGTTTAATATTTTAGACGAAGGATATGAGAATACTAAAAATATTTTAGTTTATAAATTTCCTTATGATGATTTGGATACGGAAAATGGAAATTATATAAAAGATATATTGCCGAGTGATGGATTGAGTACTAATATAACTTTAAATAAGGAAGATGGAGTTTATGCGATAACTAAACTGAATTATAATTCTATTGAAAATAGAATTGTTTGTGCTTTTATTGTGAATGATGAATTTGGACTTATTGAAGAGAGATTTGTAGATGATGGACCTAAAATTATAAATAGTAATATAGAATTTATGATAAAGTCTTACAATAAAAATAATGAATTTAAATTTGTATTAGAAAAAGATGGAAACGATGTATTAGAAAGAGATTTTGATAAAGATGGCTTGTATACATTTACTACAGATGATAGTGGGATATATAAATTAAATGTGATAGTTAGTAATTCTAAAAATAGGGAAAATATTTTAAAATTTTATTTTAGCTTTGAGGTTAAAGATAAGTATATAGTGGTGCTTGATGCTGGTCATGGTGGAGATGAACCTGGAGCTAAAACTCAAGAAGATATATTAGAGAAGGATATAAATTTATCTATTTGTAATTATACAAGTAATTTATTAATGGATAGTAATAAGGTTAGTATAAAAAATACGCGTATAAATGATATTAAAATAGATTTGAGTGATAGAGTTAAGTTATGTTCTTTTTTAGGTGGGGATATATTTATCTCTATTCATCAAAATGCTTTTGACAATGAAAATGCAAATGGTATTGAGACTTATTATTATTTTAAGGAAAATGATAGCAAAGATTTATGTAATTTGATTCAGAAAAATTTAATTGATAATACAGATGCCTTTGATCGTGGAGTTAAAACTTCGAATTTTGTCGTATTAAGAGAGAATATTATACCTTCGGTATTAGTAGAGTGCGGGTTTATTACAAATAAAAATGAATCAAATAATTTAATAGATGATAATTATCAGAGGAATATATCAGAAGCTATATACAGGAGTATACTATCCTATTTAGGGATTGAAGAAATATAA
- a CDS encoding DUF4250 domain-containing protein: MDFLKMDKNMFFSIVNMKLRDEFDSMEEFCNYYDISVEDVMEKLNSLNMKYHKDINQIKML, encoded by the coding sequence ATGGATTTTTTAAAGATGGATAAAAATATGTTTTTTAGCATTGTTAATATGAAACTTAGAGATGAGTTTGACAGTATGGAGGAATTTTGTAATTATTATGATATTAGTGTTGAAGATGTTATGGAAAAATTAAATTCCTTAAATATGAAATATCATAAGGATATAAATCAAATTAAAATGTTATAG